One genomic segment of Clavelina lepadiformis chromosome 3, kaClaLepa1.1, whole genome shotgun sequence includes these proteins:
- the LOC143450421 gene encoding guanine nucleotide-binding protein subunit beta-1-like — MSNDNQQHVEELRNEAENIKKEIREKRMALCDASLPEIAASVDPIGRVQMRTRRTLRGHLAKIYAMHWGCDSRHIVSASQDGKLILWDSYTTNKVHAIPLRSSWVMTCAYAPSGSFVACGGLDNICSIYSLKTREGNVRVSRELNGHTGYLSCCRFLDDGRIVTSSGDMTCALWDIETGMQTTAFTGHTGDVMSLSVSEDKNSFISGACDATAKLWDLRDGMCRQTFSGHESDINAVAMFPSCFAFGTGSDDATCRLFDIRSDQELMIYSSDNIACGITSVSFSKSGRLFFAGYDDFNCNIWDSMKGDRAGVLAGHDNRVSCLGITSDGMAVATGSWDSFLKVWN; from the exons ATGTCTAATGATAATCAGCAACATGTGGAAGAACTACGGAATGAAGcagaaaacatcaaaaaagaaatacgA GAAAAAAGAATGGCTTTATGTGATGCTTCGCTGCCAGAG ATTGCTGCTAGTGTTGATCCAATTGGAAGAGTACAAATGAGAACGAGAAGAACATTGCGTGGTCATTTAGCTAAAATCTACGCTATGCACTGGGGCTGTGACTCAag aCACATTGTCAGTGCTTCACAAGATGGAAAATTGATTTTGTGGGATTCTTACACCACAAATAAA GTTCATGCAATACCTTTGCGCTCCAGCTGGGTAATGACTTGCGCATATGCTCCGTCAGGAAGCTTTGTTGCTTGTGGTGGTCTTGATAATATTTGTTCAATATACAGCCTTAAAACACGAGAAGGAAATGTCAGAGTTTCCAGGGAACTTAATGGTCACACAG GTTATTTGTCTTGTTGTCGTTTTCTGGATGATGGTCGAATAGTAACAAGTTCTGGAGATATGACTTG TGCACTGTGGGATATTGAGACAGGGATGCAGACCACAGCATTTACGGGACACACAGGCGATGTTATGTCTCTTTCTGTTTCTGAagacaaaaacagttttatttctgGAGCATGTGACGCTACAGCTAAACTTTGGGATTTAAGAGATGGAATGTGTCGGCAAACATTTAGTGGACATGAATCAGATATTAATGCAGTTGCT atgTTCCCAAGTTGTTTCGCGTTTGGCACAGGCTCAGATGACGCAACTTGCAGACTATTTGACATTCGTTCGGACCAAGAACTAATGATATACAGCAGTGACAACATTGCATGCGGCATCACAAGCGTTTCGTTTAGTAAGAGCGGAAGATTGTTCTTTGCTGGCTACGACGATTTTAACTGCAATATATGGGATTCAATGAAAGGCGATAGAGCCG GTGTGCTTGCCGGGCACGACAATCGAGTTTCATGTCTTGGGATTACCTCCGACGGAATGGCAGTCGCAACCGGTTCGTGGGATTCTTTTCTCAAAGTATGGAATTAA